The proteins below come from a single Dermatophagoides farinae isolate YC_2012a chromosome 7, ASM2471394v1, whole genome shotgun sequence genomic window:
- the LOC124497085 gene encoding putative enoyl-CoA hydratase echA8, whose amino-acid sequence MLIPLGRIVTTNLVKNKNRIKNFSIRFLSSTTSKTEDTIIVENRTSYVRLIGINRPQKRNAINRETAAKLRQAFEDFDNDPEYRVAVLHGFGGTFCAGYDLEELSSVDEISIENIVTPAPMGPTWMLTSKPVIAAIDGYAVAGGFELAMWCDLRVVETTAIMGVYCRRFGVPLLDGGTVRLSRMIGHSRAMDLILTGRGINGKEAFDFGIANRLVPVGTALGQAFNLAQSLVKFPNECLRADRRSAYYATFDSTSLDDALQKEFEISKSIVAKEAIHGAKRFKEGIGKHGKFVLDKIGYDVDVTV is encoded by the exons ATGCTGATTCCATTGGGAAGAATAGTTACAACAAATCTtgtaaagaataaaaatagaataaaaaatttttcaatccgATTTCTATCATCAACGACATCAAAAACTGAAGATACAATAATAGTGGAAAATCGAACATCATATGTTCGATTAATAGGCATTAATAGACCGCAAAAACGAAATGCAATCAATCGTGAAACTGCTGCAAAACTACGACAAGCATTCGAagattttgataatgatccaGAATATCGTGTAGCTGTATTGCATGGTTTTGGTGGAACATTCTGTGCTGGATATGATCTTGAAGAATTGTCAAgtgttgatgaaatttcaattgaaaatatagTCACTCCTGCTCCGATG GGTCCAACATGGATGTTGACATCGAAACCAGTTATTGCCGCAATCGATGGCTATGCAGTGGCAGGAGGATTTGAGCTAGCCATGTGGTGTGATCTTCGTGTAGTAGAAACGACTGCCATAATGGGCGTATATTGTCGCCGATTTGGTGTTCCGTTGCTGGATGGTGGAACGGTTCGATTAAGTAGAATGATCGGGCATTCCAGGGCGatggatttgattttgactGGTCGAGGAATCAACGGTAAAGAAGCATTTGATTTTGGCATTGCTAATCGTCTAGTACCGGTCGGAACGGCTTTAGGACAGGCATTTAATCTGGCACAATCTTTGGTAAAATTTCCAAATGAATGTCTACGTGCAGATCGTCGTTCAGCATATTATGCTACATTTGATTCTACTTCATTAGACGATGCTCTTCAGAAAGAATTTGAGATATCCAAATCCATTGTGGCCAAAGAAGCCATTCATGGAGCTAAACGTTTTAAAGAAGGTATAGGCAAACATGGTAAATTTGTACTTGATAAAATTGGTTACGATGTAGATGTTactgtttga
- the Mtp gene encoding microsomal triacylglycerol transfer protein, which translates to MKIPIKNHSPINNHCDDDHHHHHKQKHLFVFDSSSSFKSNIYHCRRSTLFLSKFFILITIVIALILKAPSSLCHGSLPGIQYQYEYHSNIILNNNDNLEPAGFRVKGQVILENVWQDKRSYLALIELRQFKFEPRESSSSTRFFDTNAENVDHNWPPVLVHINGHDGHLQNLFVEKSHDNHHHLIEPTQLNLIVSIMNALRNRRDQKSDNQILPYEWELQGRHLIRRKSVQSELMEDFGKYSLLAPLITDNWEIESELAIDHDISEHVKGWQNVTLESKIYPNAHSKLFVNFELKLISQHSSAIVSTLSKAQSISQAVYLFGHHVRSKSMASLGPSHFQAERKPCQPHFCQSLSEFIQEYKRSLAEDHSLATNSMSVAFLRLLNYIRINSHKISRKDVAKLLQQLEKSRRNDDNIWSTLMDTIAASRHGDAMLAALDHLNLPKCQGDDRVGDCERFLVVTAISGSTVANMGSSYVAEHSLSVEQLLDLFVPLLSNGSWADHRVRNSFAMTVATLLHSYRTYVKTLSHDNFNNQSIIADHIPYESSRMTLRHHSSPTQFVDVSPESNAKDDKPDLKSQNHDRRHHQQKLLQISEKIIKQLQRDLDSCKDVECRIVYLHALGNTRIISKFGMLNTLKRYVINGGKRESVAAMRAMRDCVETEFESNAFDMNEKLSIRLRQLLVRILYDSNLETTTRLIASELLANVVDRDGDITIELIKHLDKFPSELATMIWKRAVQNVLLKRRQNRLPGVKSENWHLHSKILSGSSASFRYVMGGTGYANASYGVFLELLKGKLPKETSFNVDISRDNQMYQDIINVGLFARGLQSFAGESDDGDEDDELSAKSSSDDEESTMAGMTLHVLGQQLRPLIFFRSTSELMGHVWSGTGSEPTSVFRANLLLADYLDVKPLINGFLVEQTLKGVFSIDLNGEIQISIWNRNSHSNVQTKGAILFQGSQEIYAATDRTKTSAKKMFSFGAEAQLNFITDFDFYSSPYRICIQITQPEFIFRHNTRKYEQVHSDHLHRRIHRRSYKIPAKSYMLNRDNSEMCAIMNGNDNNGGINGGNGGQEDNFFSFD; encoded by the exons ATGAAAATACCAATAAAAAACCATTCACcaattaataatcattgtgatgatgatcatcatcatcatcataaacaaaaacatttatttgtCTTTGATTCTTCATCGTCATTCAAATCTAATATTTATCATTGTCGTCGATCAACACTGtttttgtcaaaatttttcattctcatcacCATTGTTATTGCTTTGATACTGAAAG CTCCATCGAGTCTATGTCATGGATCATTGCCTGGTATCCAATATCAATATGAATATCATTCGAATATTAttctgaataataatgataatttggaACCGGCCGGATTTCGTGTCAAAGGACAAGTCATATTGGAAAATGTTTGGCAAGATAAACGAAGCTATTTGGCTCTGATTGAATTGcgtcaatttaaatttgaacctcgtgaatcatcatcgtcgacaAGATTTTTTGATACCAATGCTGAAAATGTCGATCATAATTGGCCACCAGTTTTAGTACATATCAATGGCCATGATGGTCATCTACAGAATTTATTCGTTGAAAAATCTCAtgataatcaccatcatctgaTTGAACCAACacaattaaatttgattgtttcaattatGAATGCACTTCGTAATCGTCGTGATCAAAAATCGGATAAtcag ATACTGCCATATGAATGGGAACTACAAGGACGACATTTAATTCGACGTAAATCGGTCCAATCTGAATTAATGGAAGATTTTGgtaaatattcattattggCACCATTGATTACGGATAATTGGGAAATTGAATCTGAGTTGGCCATCGATCATGACATCTCTGAACATGTAAAGGGATGGCAAAATGTTACCCTAGAATCGAAAATATATCCAAATGCACATTCGAAattgtttgtcaattttgaattgaaattaatcagCCAGCATTCTTCGGCAATCGTTTCGACATTATCAAAAGCTCAAAGCATTTCACAAGCCGTATATCTGTTTGGACATCATGTACGTTCGAAATCGATGGCTTCACTTGGCCCGAGTCATTTTCAAGCCGAACGTAAACCATGTCAACCACATTTTTGTCAATCATTGTCTGAATTTATCCAGGAATATAAACGTTCATTAGCTGAAGATCATTCATTGGCTACAAACTCTATGTCAGTAGCTTTTCTTCGTCTTTTGAATTATATTCGTATAAATTCCCACAAAATCAGCCGTAAAGATGTAGCTAAATTATTAcaacaattggaaaaatcacgtcgtaatgatgacaatatttGGAGTACATTGATGGATACGATTGCCGCTAGCCGTCATGGTGATGCTATGCTTGCAGCTTTGGATCATCTTAATCTGCCTAAATGCCAAGGTGATGATCGTGTTGGTGATTGTGAACGATTTCTAGTCGTAACAGCTATTTCCGGATCAACCGTTGCAAATATGGGCTCATCTTATGTGGCTGAACATAGCTTAAGTGTCGAACAATTATTGGATTTATTTGTTCCATTATTGAGTAATGGATCATGGGCAGATCACCGTGTTCGAAATTCATTTGCGATGACCGTTGCCACATTATTGCATTCATATCGAACATATGTGAAAACTTTATCACACGATAATtttaacaatcaatcaatcattgccGATCATATACCATATGAATCTAGTCGTATGACATTACGTCATCATTCTAGTCCAACACAATTTGTCGATGTTTCACCTGAATCAAACGCAAAAGATGATAAACCTGATTTAAAATCTCAAAACCATGATCGtcgacatcatcaacaaaaattgttgcAAATATCg gaaaaaatcatcaaacaattaCAACGTGATTTAGATAGCTGTAAAGATGTCGAATGTCGAATTGTTTATTTACATGCATTAGGCAATACTCGTATTATTTCGAAATTTGGAATGCTGAATACATTGAAACGATATGTGATCAATGGTGGAAAACGAGAATCGGTAGCCGCAATGCGTGCAATGCGTGATTGTGTAGAAAcagaatttgaatcaaatgccttcgatatgaatgaaaaattatcaatacgTCTACGGCAATTATTGGTCCGTATTCTGTATGATTCAAATTTGGAAACAACCACACGATTAATTGCATCGGAATTGTTAGCCAACGTTGTCGATCGAGACGGTGATATAACcattgaattgataaaaCATTTGGATAAATTTCCATCAGAATTGGCAACAATGATCTGGAAACGAGCCGTACAAAATGTATTGTTGAAACGCCGCCAAAATCGTTTACCCGGTGTTAAATCCGAAAATTGGCATCtacattcaaaaattttatctgGATCTTCTGCATCATTTAGATATGTAATGGGTGGTACTGGTTATGCTAATGCTTCTTATGGAGTTTTTCTTGAACTATTGAAAGGAAAACTACCGAAAGAAACATCATTCAACGTGGACATTAGCCGTGATAATCAAATGTATCAAGACATCATTAATGTCGGTTTGTTTGCACGAGGTTTACAATCATTTGCTGGTGAATcggatgatggcgatgaagatgatgaactttctgctaaatcatcatctgatgaCGAAGAATCAACAATGGCCGGAATGACGTTACATGTATTGGGTCAACAATTACGgccattaatattttttcgttcgaCTTCTGAATTAATGGGACATGTTTGGTCAGGTACTGGATCAGAACCGACAAGCGTTTTTCGTGCCAATCTATTGCTAGCCGATTATTTGGATGTTAAACCATTGATCAATGGATTTCTTGTtgaacaaacattgaaagGTGTATTTTCCATTGATCTTAATGGCGAAATACAGATCTCTATATGGAATCGAAATTCTCATTCAAATGTTCAGACAAAAGGTGCCATATTGTTTCAAGGATCTCAGGAAATTTATGCAGCAACCGATCGAACAAAAACAtcagcgaaaaaaatgttttcattcgGTGCTGAAGCACAGCTGAATTTTATTACAGATTTTGATTTCTATTCATCACCATATCGAATATGCATACAGATTACGCAGCCGGAATTTATTTTCAg ACATAATACAAGAAAATATGAACAAGTTCATTCTGATCATTTACATCGTCGTATACATCGACGTTCATACAAGATTCCGGCCAAATCATATATGTTAAATCGTGATAATAGTGAAATGTGTGCTATAATGAACGGaaacgataataatggtggtattaatggtggtaatggtggacaagaagataattttttcagttttgaTTAA